From a single Stackebrandtia endophytica genomic region:
- a CDS encoding helix-turn-helix transcriptional regulator, translated as MKNVLVCVRTPDAAARISKCASRMGVAQAVRTVLTTEEIHTRLAAQPFDSLLVDVGMARPDPVQFTRNILARSPRTGVVLVGTVDPRLAAMVVAAGARGVIRGGGTESEDLVVALSQAIMLVCPGQTGELPRQRVSPRGLTEREMQVLRGMSQGKSNAEIGRDLFVSEDTVKTHARRLFRKLGARDRAHAVAEAFRGGLVH; from the coding sequence GTGAAGAACGTTCTGGTCTGTGTCAGAACCCCGGACGCGGCTGCGCGCATCTCGAAATGTGCTTCGCGAATGGGTGTGGCTCAGGCGGTGCGCACCGTTCTGACCACTGAAGAGATTCACACTCGGTTGGCGGCTCAACCATTCGACTCACTACTCGTCGACGTCGGAATGGCAAGACCCGACCCCGTGCAGTTCACCAGGAACATCCTGGCGCGGTCCCCCCGGACCGGAGTCGTCCTGGTGGGAACCGTTGACCCGAGGCTGGCGGCCATGGTCGTCGCCGCCGGAGCTAGGGGTGTCATACGCGGGGGCGGCACCGAGAGCGAAGACCTGGTCGTGGCGCTCAGCCAGGCCATCATGCTGGTGTGCCCCGGTCAGACCGGGGAACTGCCACGCCAGCGGGTGTCTCCCCGGGGGTTGACCGAACGGGAGATGCAGGTGCTGCGGGGTATGAGTCAAGGAAAAAGCAACGCAGAGATCGGCCGTGACCTATTCGTATCCGAAGACACCGTCAAGACCCATGCTCGACGACTGTTCCGCAAACTCGGGGCGCGCGACCGCGCCCACGCGGTCGCGGAGGCGTTCCGCGGTGGACTGGTCCACTAA
- a CDS encoding DUF885 domain-containing protein, producing MTSPIFALGDAYVQERAKNNPVAATYLGITEDFDGTGDFGPDGVAAEADRDRAALAALDALEPADQADQVAAIHMRERLEASLAAHDAGEWKRSLRAPYGMVQSLRNYVDMGTNTTEEQWETVAMRLDGMPDLLNGWVDCLRVGLADGTTAARRQVLAAADQAQNYVDLNSFDSIVTEYGDGPLQSRLAAGAAAAHTAYGRLIEFLRNEYAPKATEVDGVGAERYAIAARLSLGSDIDLVDAYQWGWDELHRLEAEMAAEADKIVPGGDVAAAIAHLDATEYVDGAEAYLDWLKELHQSAFERLDGTHFDIDDRLKTLDVVLVHAQGAGSAYYTGPSEDLTRAGRTWWPVAGRTRFSTWSEATTVFHEGIPGHHLQIGQMKLRSDRISRFNRSQGVSGHSEGWALYAEKLADELGWHTQPGWRLGMLKGSALRAARVVIDIGVHLDLPLPEAEARRHGPRWNFEVATEVLRDRGRIAQHRLHPEIVRYFGWPGQAITYKLGERAWLAARDEARARPGFDLKDWHTKALNLGPMGLGTFAATLRSL from the coding sequence ATGACTAGTCCCATCTTCGCCTTGGGCGACGCATACGTGCAGGAACGCGCCAAAAACAACCCGGTGGCGGCCACCTACCTGGGAATCACCGAGGACTTCGACGGGACCGGTGACTTCGGCCCCGACGGTGTCGCGGCCGAAGCCGATAGAGACCGGGCGGCGCTGGCCGCACTGGACGCCTTGGAGCCCGCTGACCAGGCCGATCAGGTCGCCGCTATCCACATGCGGGAACGCCTCGAGGCAAGTCTGGCCGCGCACGACGCCGGCGAGTGGAAGCGATCGCTGCGGGCGCCGTACGGGATGGTCCAAAGTCTACGTAACTATGTGGACATGGGCACGAACACCACTGAGGAGCAGTGGGAGACCGTCGCCATGCGGCTGGACGGGATGCCTGACCTGTTGAACGGCTGGGTGGACTGCCTGCGCGTCGGGCTGGCCGATGGAACCACAGCGGCTCGTCGGCAGGTGCTGGCGGCGGCCGACCAGGCACAGAACTACGTCGACCTCAACTCATTCGACTCCATTGTGACCGAATACGGTGACGGCCCGCTGCAGAGCCGACTGGCGGCCGGAGCCGCCGCGGCACACACCGCCTATGGCCGGTTGATCGAATTCCTGCGCAACGAGTACGCACCGAAGGCCACCGAGGTCGACGGCGTGGGCGCCGAACGCTACGCGATCGCCGCGAGACTGAGCCTCGGCTCCGACATCGATCTCGTCGACGCCTACCAGTGGGGCTGGGACGAACTGCACCGACTCGAAGCCGAGATGGCCGCCGAGGCCGACAAGATCGTGCCCGGAGGTGACGTGGCCGCCGCCATCGCACACCTGGACGCCACCGAATACGTCGACGGAGCCGAGGCCTATCTCGACTGGTTGAAGGAGCTGCACCAGTCCGCGTTCGAGCGGCTCGACGGCACCCACTTCGACATCGACGATCGGTTGAAAACCCTCGACGTGGTGCTGGTGCACGCCCAGGGTGCCGGATCGGCCTACTACACCGGCCCCAGCGAGGACCTCACCCGCGCCGGTCGTACCTGGTGGCCGGTCGCCGGGCGCACCCGGTTCTCGACCTGGAGCGAGGCCACCACCGTGTTCCACGAGGGGATCCCCGGGCACCATCTCCAAATAGGTCAGATGAAGCTTCGGAGCGACAGGATCTCGCGCTTCAACCGCTCACAGGGCGTCAGCGGACACTCCGAAGGCTGGGCCTTGTACGCGGAGAAGCTCGCCGACGAACTCGGTTGGCACACCCAGCCGGGTTGGCGGTTGGGCATGCTGAAGGGCTCCGCGTTGCGTGCCGCCCGAGTCGTGATCGACATCGGCGTTCACCTGGACCTCCCGCTGCCCGAGGCCGAGGCTCGCCGTCACGGTCCCCGCTGGAACTTCGAGGTCGCCACCGAGGTGCTGCGTGACCGAGGCCGCATCGCCCAGCATCGCCTCCACCCGGAGATCGTCCGCTACTTCGGTTGGCCGGGACAGGCCATCACCTACAAACTCGGTGAGCGTGCCTGGCTGGCCGCCCGCGACGAGGCCAGGGCACGCCCCGGATTCGACCTGAAGGACTGGCACACCAAGGCCCTCAACCTGGGCCCGATGGGATTGGGGACCTTCGCCGCGACACTTCGCTCGCTCTAG
- a CDS encoding DUF5319 family protein: MQDEPQDPFPQDPDENWPGLEDHDPLTETERAELLDDLSSLETFQQVLEPTGIRGLVVECPDCREPHYFEWGLLKNNLTHVLGDNSPRVHEPAFDPNPDDYVSWDYARGYVDCWQDVYHEFGDGELS, encoded by the coding sequence GTGCAGGACGAGCCACAGGACCCATTCCCGCAAGATCCGGACGAGAACTGGCCCGGCCTGGAGGATCACGACCCGCTGACGGAGACCGAACGAGCCGAACTTCTCGACGATCTCTCCAGCTTGGAGACGTTCCAGCAGGTTCTGGAGCCGACTGGCATCCGTGGTCTCGTCGTGGAATGCCCCGATTGCCGTGAACCCCATTACTTCGAGTGGGGGTTGTTGAAGAACAACCTCACCCATGTTCTCGGCGACAACTCACCGCGGGTTCACGAACCGGCGTTCGATCCCAACCCGGATGACTACGTCAGCTGGGATTATGCGCGCGGCTACGTCGACTGTTGGCAGGACGTCTACCACGAGTTCGGAGACGGCGAGCTGAGCTAG
- the guaB gene encoding IMP dehydrogenase — translation MALTGDFDSSTASVPLGAVAGIPLGLTFDDVLLLPGESDVVPGEVDTSTRLTRGITLRTPLISAGMDTVTEARMAIAMARTGGIGVLHRNLAAEEQAQQVDLVKRSESGMVADPITCSPGDTLAQVDTLCARYRISGVPVVDEAGALVGIVTNRDMRFETDMSVSVEQVMTRPPLVTAPEGVSDEDALNLLKKNKVEKLPIVDGQGRLRGLITVKDFAKKEQYPLATKDASGRLRVAAAIGVGEEQYSRAGTLVDAGVDALVVDSSHGHSRGVLDMIARISKDFGDRVDIIGGNIATGEGALALIEAGSDAVKVGVGPGAICTTRVVSGVGAPQISSIMDAARVAREHGVPVIGDGGIQYSGDISKAIVAGADTVMLGQLFAGCEESPGDLVFINGKQYKAYRGMGSLGAMQSRGGAKSYSKDRYFQEGVATNDKLVPEGVEGQVPYRGTLAQVAYQLIGGLRIAMGYAGAGTINALHERGRLVRITAAGLKESHPHDIQMTVEAPNYHSR, via the coding sequence ATGGCTTTGACAGGGGATTTTGACTCATCGACCGCGTCGGTGCCACTGGGCGCCGTCGCCGGGATTCCACTCGGATTGACCTTCGACGATGTGTTGCTGCTGCCGGGGGAATCGGACGTCGTTCCCGGTGAAGTCGACACCAGCACCCGGCTGACGCGCGGCATCACACTGCGCACCCCGCTGATCTCGGCGGGCATGGACACCGTGACCGAGGCCCGCATGGCCATCGCCATGGCCCGCACCGGCGGCATCGGGGTTCTCCACCGCAACCTCGCCGCCGAAGAACAGGCGCAGCAGGTCGACCTGGTGAAGCGCTCCGAGTCGGGCATGGTCGCCGACCCGATCACCTGTTCACCCGGCGACACCCTCGCCCAGGTCGACACCCTGTGCGCCCGCTACCGGATCTCGGGGGTCCCGGTCGTCGACGAGGCCGGCGCCCTGGTCGGCATCGTCACCAACCGCGACATGCGTTTCGAGACCGACATGTCGGTCTCCGTGGAGCAGGTCATGACCCGCCCGCCGCTGGTCACCGCGCCTGAGGGCGTCTCCGACGAGGACGCGCTCAACCTGCTCAAGAAGAACAAGGTCGAGAAGCTGCCCATCGTCGACGGGCAGGGCCGACTGCGCGGCCTCATCACGGTCAAGGACTTCGCGAAGAAGGAACAGTACCCACTGGCGACCAAGGACGCCTCGGGTCGACTGCGGGTCGCCGCCGCCATCGGCGTGGGGGAAGAGCAGTACAGCCGGGCCGGAACGCTCGTCGACGCCGGCGTCGACGCGTTGGTCGTCGACTCCTCGCACGGTCACAGCCGCGGCGTGCTCGACATGATCGCCCGCATCTCCAAGGACTTCGGTGACCGCGTCGACATCATCGGCGGCAACATCGCCACCGGTGAGGGTGCACTGGCCCTGATCGAGGCCGGCTCCGACGCCGTCAAGGTGGGCGTCGGCCCCGGTGCCATCTGCACGACCCGGGTCGTGTCCGGTGTCGGTGCTCCCCAGATCAGCTCCATCATGGACGCCGCCCGGGTCGCCCGGGAACACGGCGTACCGGTCATCGGTGACGGCGGCATCCAATACTCCGGCGACATCTCCAAGGCCATCGTCGCCGGTGCCGACACGGTCATGCTCGGCCAACTCTTCGCCGGCTGCGAGGAGAGCCCCGGCGACCTGGTGTTCATCAACGGCAAGCAGTACAAGGCCTACCGGGGCATGGGTTCACTGGGCGCGATGCAGTCCCGCGGCGGTGCCAAGTCCTACTCCAAGGACCGGTACTTCCAGGAAGGCGTCGCCACCAACGACAAACTGGTGCCCGAAGGCGTCGAGGGACAGGTCCCCTACCGGGGCACCCTGGCGCAGGTGGCGTACCAGCTGATCGGCGGGTTGCGCATCGCGATGGGCTACGCGGGCGCGGGTACCATCAACGCGCTGCACGAACGTGGTCGTCTGGTCCGCATCACCGCGGCGGGTCTGAAGGAAAGCCACCCGCACGACATCCAGATGACCGTCGAGGCACCCAATTACCACTCTCGATAG
- the groES gene encoding co-chaperone GroES, translating to MGTATKVAIKPLEDRIVVQANEAETTTASGIVIPDTAKEKPQEGTVLAVGPGRVDDKGNRVPVDVKVGETVLYSKYGGTEVKYAGEDYLVLSARDVLAVIEK from the coding sequence ATGGGCACTGCGACCAAGGTTGCGATCAAGCCGCTGGAGGACCGCATCGTGGTTCAGGCCAACGAGGCCGAGACCACCACTGCTTCCGGCATCGTCATCCCCGACACCGCCAAGGAGAAGCCCCAGGAGGGCACCGTTCTGGCCGTGGGTCCGGGCCGGGTTGACGACAAGGGCAACCGCGTTCCGGTTGACGTCAAGGTCGGCGAGACCGTCCTGTACTCGAAGTACGGCGGCACCGAGGTCAAGTACGCCGGCGAGGACTACCTCGTCCTGTCGGCGCGCGATGTCCTCGCTGTCATCGAGAAGTAA
- a CDS encoding GuaB3 family IMP dehydrogenase-related protein, translated as MRDVVDIGRGKTGRRGFGLSEVSLVPSRRTRDVDDVSTAWQLDAYRFEIPCVAHPSDATMSPASAVELSRQGGLGVLNAEGLWCRYEDPTKVLEELAGLDEAEATKRLQQIYAEPIKPALITERVKEMREGGATVAVRVSPQHTIALSPVVLDAGVDVLVIQGTLVSAEHVSSQDEPLNLKEFIADLDLPVIVGGCTNYTTALHLMRTGAAGVIVGVGADLWSTTDDVLGISVPMASAIADAAAARRDYLDETGGRYVHLIADGEVEVSGDIAKAIACGADAVMLGSALTESAEAPAGGAWWHSAASHPKLPRGMYRPADTDRTPVPMETLLQGPSHEPYGNHNLFGGLRRSMAKCGYSNLKEFQKVELTIA; from the coding sequence GTGCGTGACGTGGTGGACATCGGACGAGGCAAGACCGGCCGACGAGGCTTCGGACTGTCGGAGGTGTCGCTGGTTCCCAGTCGCCGCACCCGAGACGTCGACGACGTCTCGACGGCGTGGCAACTGGACGCCTACCGGTTCGAGATCCCCTGTGTGGCTCATCCCTCCGATGCCACGATGAGCCCGGCCTCCGCCGTCGAACTGAGCCGCCAAGGCGGCTTGGGAGTGCTGAACGCCGAAGGCCTGTGGTGCCGGTACGAGGACCCGACCAAGGTCCTGGAGGAACTGGCCGGATTGGACGAGGCCGAGGCCACCAAACGGCTTCAGCAGATCTACGCCGAACCGATCAAGCCGGCGCTGATCACCGAACGGGTCAAGGAGATGCGCGAGGGCGGCGCGACCGTCGCGGTGCGGGTGTCCCCCCAGCACACCATCGCGTTGTCGCCGGTCGTCCTCGACGCCGGAGTCGACGTCCTGGTGATCCAGGGAACCCTGGTCTCCGCCGAGCATGTGTCCAGTCAGGATGAACCCTTGAACCTCAAGGAGTTCATCGCCGACCTGGACCTGCCGGTCATCGTCGGTGGCTGCACCAACTACACGACCGCGCTGCACCTGATGCGCACCGGTGCGGCGGGCGTGATCGTGGGTGTGGGCGCCGACCTGTGGTCCACCACCGACGACGTCCTGGGCATCTCGGTGCCGATGGCCTCCGCCATCGCCGACGCCGCCGCGGCTCGCCGCGACTATCTCGACGAGACCGGTGGACGCTACGTTCACCTCATCGCCGACGGTGAGGTCGAGGTGTCCGGCGACATCGCCAAGGCCATCGCCTGCGGTGCCGACGCCGTGATGCTGGGCAGCGCCCTCACCGAATCGGCCGAGGCACCCGCCGGCGGCGCCTGGTGGCACTCCGCGGCCAGCCACCCGAAGCTGCCGCGCGGCATGTACCGGCCCGCCGATACCGACCGGACGCCGGTTCCGATGGAGACCCTGCTTCAGGGGCCGTCCCACGAGCCGTACGGCAACCACAACCTGTTCGGTGGTTTGCGCCGTTCGATGGCCAAGTGCGGATACTCCAACCTCAAGGAGTTCCAGAAGGTCGAACTGACCATCGCGTAG
- a CDS encoding ABC transporter ATP-binding protein: MTRDDSIVECTGVRYSYLSPADDSPVLRDLDLSVTRGAIVALVGPSGSGKSTLLRLLGCLDRADAGEVRVSGVDTTTASARRRGKLRRHRVGYVRQNPADNLIDHMTVEQHFDMAVAMSRSRVKPRRLLEQLGLAALASHRPRQLSGGEQQRVAIGFAALGRSDLLLLDEPTGQLDHRVGEQVLDTLETLRDSGLTIMVSTHDPLTAQRADLTHRLNEGRVTR; this comes from the coding sequence GTGACACGGGATGATTCGATCGTTGAATGTACCGGCGTCCGGTACAGCTATCTGTCGCCCGCCGACGATTCACCGGTTCTTCGGGACCTCGACTTGTCGGTGACTCGCGGTGCCATCGTGGCGTTGGTCGGTCCGTCCGGGTCGGGTAAGTCGACGCTGCTGCGCCTGCTCGGTTGTCTGGACCGGGCCGACGCCGGAGAGGTGCGAGTATCCGGAGTGGACACAACGACGGCGTCGGCACGTCGGCGCGGGAAACTGCGCCGCCACCGCGTCGGGTACGTGCGGCAGAACCCGGCCGACAACCTCATCGACCACATGACGGTGGAGCAACACTTCGACATGGCCGTGGCGATGAGCCGATCCCGTGTGAAACCGAGACGGTTGCTGGAGCAACTCGGCCTCGCCGCCTTGGCCTCCCACCGCCCCCGGCAACTGTCCGGCGGTGAACAACAGCGCGTTGCGATCGGGTTCGCCGCCCTGGGGCGCAGCGACCTGCTGCTGCTCGACGAACCGACCGGGCAGTTGGATCACCGTGTCGGCGAGCAGGTGCTGGATACCCTGGAAACATTGCGGGACAGCGGCTTGACCATCATGGTGAGCACTCACGACCCTCTCACCGCGCAACGCGCCGACCTGACACATCGACTCAACGAGGGAAGGGTGACCAGATGA
- a CDS encoding ABC transporter ATP-binding protein, protein MTVTIEVVDVHKTHGGIGTPPALRGVDIEFLPGELTVLAGPSGSGKTTLLSIMGGHDHVDSGSVSFGDSLSGVTAPELNWRRMGYLPQALVLLDELTIAQNVQLPVQLSREPLPEHLADEKNTRVWLERLELSHLADRFPAQTSGGEQQRTALARALRLEPAVLLADEPTGQLDAGRVGIVLDVLIEYARTGATVVITSHDPTVIAVADTVITMADGEVVSQRRQRRR, encoded by the coding sequence ATGACCGTCACCATCGAGGTAGTCGACGTTCACAAGACCCACGGTGGAATCGGCACGCCACCGGCGCTGCGCGGCGTCGACATCGAATTCCTCCCCGGAGAACTGACCGTCCTGGCCGGGCCGTCGGGTTCGGGGAAGACCACCCTGCTGTCCATCATGGGTGGTCACGACCACGTCGACAGCGGCTCAGTCTCCTTCGGTGACTCGCTGTCGGGAGTGACCGCGCCGGAACTGAACTGGCGGCGGATGGGCTACCTCCCGCAGGCACTGGTCCTGCTGGACGAGCTCACCATCGCCCAGAACGTACAACTGCCGGTGCAGTTGTCTCGGGAGCCGCTGCCGGAACACCTTGCCGACGAGAAGAACACCCGAGTCTGGTTGGAACGCCTCGAACTGTCGCACCTGGCCGACCGCTTCCCCGCCCAGACCTCCGGCGGCGAGCAACAGCGAACCGCGTTGGCCCGGGCGCTGCGACTGGAACCGGCGGTGCTGCTGGCCGACGAGCCGACAGGGCAGTTGGACGCCGGCCGAGTCGGCATAGTCCTGGACGTCTTGATCGAGTACGCCCGAACCGGGGCGACCGTCGTCATCACCAGCCACGACCCGACCGTGATCGCCGTGGCCGACACCGTCATCACCATGGCCGACGGCGAGGTGGTGTCGCAGCGTAGGCAGCGGCGACGGTGA
- a CDS encoding class I SAM-dependent methyltransferase: protein MNDVKVSQLNSPEGLALVATATRLLAEQPERAAVALRQHTDDQALAVAAMTQATLRAAAYPKFGADAARMFFTRDGLEQASRAIVAQRRADRLAAAGVDRVADLCCGIGSDAFALAKHGLSVVAVDSDPATLELTRANAQALGLADLVETRLGRAEDADLSGMDAMFADPSRRDGSRRIFDPEQYSPPLSTLWNTSRNVSQRVCKVGPGIDHSIIPEDAEAEWVSVGGDVVEAALWRGGIATAARQATVITGNRVTELAGTGDRQAEVGKLGDYLYEPDGAVIRAHLVAELADLINARVAHPRIAYLYADALHVTPLATPYRVQEVLPFNVKKLRQLIAERGIGRLTIKKRGADVTPDKLRKELRPKGDNEATLVVTRDEGRHLAIFCEPVSLSG, encoded by the coding sequence ATGAACGACGTGAAGGTCTCACAGCTGAACAGTCCGGAGGGGCTCGCGCTGGTCGCCACGGCGACCCGGTTGCTGGCCGAACAACCCGAGCGGGCCGCGGTCGCGCTGCGCCAACACACCGACGACCAGGCTCTGGCCGTGGCGGCGATGACCCAGGCCACCCTGCGGGCCGCCGCCTACCCGAAGTTCGGCGCCGACGCCGCCCGAATGTTCTTCACCCGAGACGGACTGGAACAGGCCAGTCGAGCCATCGTGGCGCAGCGGCGGGCCGACCGGTTGGCCGCCGCCGGCGTCGACCGGGTCGCCGACCTGTGTTGCGGTATCGGCTCCGACGCGTTCGCGCTGGCGAAACACGGCCTGTCGGTGGTGGCGGTCGACTCCGACCCCGCCACGCTGGAGCTCACCCGCGCCAACGCGCAGGCCCTGGGCCTGGCCGACCTCGTCGAGACCAGACTCGGGCGCGCCGAGGATGCCGATTTGTCCGGTATGGACGCCATGTTCGCCGACCCGTCCCGGCGGGACGGCAGCCGCCGAATCTTCGACCCGGAGCAGTACTCGCCACCGCTGTCGACGCTGTGGAACACGTCGAGGAACGTGTCGCAGCGGGTGTGCAAGGTCGGTCCGGGCATCGACCACTCGATCATCCCCGAAGACGCCGAGGCCGAATGGGTGTCGGTCGGCGGCGACGTCGTCGAAGCCGCCCTGTGGCGCGGCGGCATCGCCACCGCGGCACGGCAGGCGACGGTCATCACCGGCAACCGGGTGACCGAACTGGCCGGAACCGGCGACAGGCAGGCCGAGGTCGGGAAGCTGGGCGACTACCTGTACGAACCGGACGGCGCGGTCATTCGCGCCCACCTGGTCGCCGAACTGGCCGACCTCATCAACGCGCGGGTAGCCCATCCCCGCATCGCCTACCTCTACGCGGACGCACTGCACGTGACCCCGCTGGCCACCCCGTACCGGGTGCAGGAGGTGTTGCCGTTCAACGTGAAGAAACTGCGGCAGTTGATCGCCGAACGGGGTATCGGGCGGTTGACCATCAAGAAGCGCGGCGCCGACGTCACCCCCGACAAACTCCGCAAAGAGTTGCGCCCCAAGGGAGACAACGAGGCGACCCTCGTCGTCACCCGCGACGAGGGTCGCCATCTCGCGATCTTCTGTGAGCCGGTCAGCCTGTCCGGCTGA
- the groL gene encoding chaperonin GroEL (60 kDa chaperone family; promotes refolding of misfolded polypeptides especially under stressful conditions; forms two stacked rings of heptamers to form a barrel-shaped 14mer; ends can be capped by GroES; misfolded proteins enter the barrel where they are refolded when GroES binds) → MPKILSFADEARSNLEHGVDHLADTVKVTLGPKGRNVVLDKKFGAPTITNDGVTIAKEIDLADPYANLGAQLVKEVATKTNDVAGDGTTTATVLAQAMLRAGLRNLAAGASPISIKRGIDAAAAAINDALLGKATKVSGKDSIAQVATVSAQDGQIGSLVAEAFEAVGVNGVITIEEGSTLATEVEVTEGMQFDKGYISPHFVTDGEAQEVVFEDAHILITNSKIGSIEELLPVLEKVQQSGKPLLIIAEDVEGQALATLVVNAVRKTFKAAAVKAPAFGDRRKAILEDIAILTGGQLVSDEIGLKLDQVGLAELGSARRVVVTKDTTTIVDGAGDKAAVEGRVATIRMQAEQTDSSWDREKLEERLAKLAGGVAVIKVGAATEVELKERKHRIEDAVSATRAALEEGIVPGGGAALVQVRDVLDNVEVDDEAKIGVQIVRAALVAPLHRIASNAGESGDVVVSKVSELAWGHGYDAANDQYLDLVGTGIVDPVKVTRNAVTNAASIAGLALTTEALIVDKPEEETEASHGHGHGHGHGHGHSH, encoded by the coding sequence ATGCCGAAGATCCTCAGCTTCGCCGACGAAGCCCGCAGCAATCTCGAACACGGTGTCGATCACCTCGCTGACACTGTGAAGGTCACGCTGGGCCCGAAGGGCCGCAACGTCGTACTGGACAAGAAGTTCGGTGCACCGACCATCACCAACGACGGCGTCACCATCGCCAAAGAGATCGACCTGGCCGACCCGTACGCCAACCTGGGTGCCCAGCTGGTCAAGGAAGTCGCCACCAAGACCAACGACGTGGCCGGCGACGGCACCACGACCGCGACCGTGCTGGCTCAGGCCATGCTGCGCGCAGGTCTGCGCAACCTCGCCGCCGGTGCCAGCCCCATCTCCATCAAGCGGGGCATCGACGCCGCTGCGGCCGCGATCAACGACGCGCTGCTGGGCAAGGCCACCAAGGTGTCCGGTAAGGACTCCATCGCGCAGGTCGCCACGGTCTCGGCGCAGGACGGCCAGATCGGTTCACTGGTCGCCGAAGCCTTCGAGGCGGTCGGCGTCAACGGCGTGATCACCATCGAAGAGGGCTCCACCCTGGCCACCGAGGTCGAGGTGACCGAGGGGATGCAGTTCGACAAGGGCTACATCTCCCCGCACTTCGTCACCGACGGCGAGGCTCAGGAAGTCGTCTTCGAGGACGCGCACATCCTCATCACCAACTCCAAGATCGGCTCCATCGAGGAACTGCTGCCGGTTCTGGAGAAGGTTCAGCAGAGCGGCAAGCCGCTGCTGATCATCGCCGAGGACGTCGAGGGCCAGGCGCTGGCGACGCTGGTCGTCAACGCCGTCCGCAAGACCTTCAAGGCCGCCGCCGTCAAGGCACCCGCCTTCGGTGACCGCCGCAAGGCCATCCTGGAGGACATCGCGATCCTCACCGGTGGCCAGCTGGTCAGCGACGAGATCGGGTTGAAGCTGGACCAGGTCGGCTTGGCCGAACTGGGCTCGGCTCGCCGGGTCGTCGTCACCAAGGACACCACGACGATCGTCGACGGTGCCGGAGACAAGGCCGCCGTCGAAGGCCGGGTCGCCACGATCCGGATGCAGGCGGAGCAGACCGACTCCAGCTGGGATCGCGAAAAGCTGGAAGAGCGGTTGGCCAAGCTGGCCGGCGGCGTCGCCGTCATCAAGGTCGGTGCCGCCACCGAGGTCGAGCTGAAGGAACGCAAGCACCGCATCGAGGACGCCGTCTCGGCAACCCGTGCGGCGCTGGAGGAAGGCATCGTGCCCGGTGGCGGCGCGGCGCTGGTCCAGGTGCGTGACGTGCTCGACAACGTCGAGGTCGACGACGAGGCCAAGATCGGTGTTCAGATCGTTCGCGCCGCTCTGGTGGCGCCGTTGCACCGGATCGCCTCCAACGCCGGTGAATCCGGCGACGTGGTGGTCTCCAAGGTTTCCGAACTGGCCTGGGGGCACGGCTACGATGCCGCCAACGACCAGTACCTGGACCTGGTGGGCACCGGAATCGTCGACCCGGTGAAGGTGACTCGAAACGCGGTCACCAACGCGGCGAGCATCGCCGGGTTGGCGCTGACCACCGAGGCGCTGATCGTGGACAAGCCGGAAGAGGAAACGGAAGCCTCGCACGGCCACGGCCACGGCCACGGACACGGACACGGACACAGCCACTAG